A region of the Candoia aspera isolate rCanAsp1 chromosome 18, rCanAsp1.hap2, whole genome shotgun sequence genome:
GGGCCTGTTTGTGAAGTTCGCACATACACACCCAGGGCTGCCAACTGTTCCAGTGGATGTTTGGGTCCCCTGCAGGTAGCAAGAGAAAACATTGGAGAGACGGGGCTAGCAAAGACGACAGTGAGAAGCGGGTGTGTGTGGGGAGCTTAGTcagaggcaagatggcagatcCAAGTTCCAAGGCCCCACTGAGCCAGAAGACTGCTTCCCTGGGGGGCTTGGACCCACTCATTCAACCTCCTGATCTGccttacagggctgttgtgagggtAAAATGGGTGAAGCTAAAACTGCACATGGATAGGGAAGGACTGCCTTAAGCACCATAAGGATAAACAGGATATACGTTTAAAATAAAGGTATCTGAGAATGTCAGCCTCGTGCACATTAAGGCTGCATTTACTGGGCAAGATTGAGCAGATGCTAAAATCAGTTTTCTACCTTGCTGGGTGTGATGGCTTTTTTTAATCACATGCATTGCAAACCCTAGATGTTTATGGTTTTTGAATCCTGGTGATCCCCAAACGTGGATTAATTCAAGAACAATTAATTAAGCCCATGCAAACACAGCCTGTCAAGGAAATGAGAGATAGGAATGTTGCTTGATGCTGAGACTGAGGGCAGGTGGGAAAGTCTGTTGTTCCCTCCATCTTCAGCGGGGACCTACTTTGCAGCTCATACAGGTGTATGCTAAAAGATGAAGTGaataaatgtacatttttttctctttcatcgtAAGGGAAATCAGCGTTACAGGGTGTTCTGGCAGCCACTGGGAACCAACTGAAAGAAAAGCTTGCCTGCCGACGGGCCACTGATGGCCAACAGCACCACCCCATTCTCCCTTCTGGAAAACGAGTGGCAAAGCATTGTGGGTACCCCTGGACTTCCAAAGGTACAAATAATTATTAGAATTGCAGCTATAAAAATCACTGCGATCCTTTACCAACTGCTGGTGGGAGGCTAGCGCCGCTGACGTATCTGAGAAGCCACAGCTCTGAACTGAATAGAATCAGCATCATCCACTTTGTCTCATCCAACGAGGCTCGATTCTGGACCAGAGAGGAAAGGAGGTTGCGTACTCATCACCGCGGCAACAAGGAAGGAGCCAATCAGCAGCTGCAAACCGCCACAGCATCTTTGGAATGTTCTtgctcctggctggctggctttcaaAACCTGTTTATTTGCATTTTGGTCTTGGTGATTTCAGATTTTAGAGTGAGCACTCACTCCCCAGATCGGTCTCTGGGTCCAAAGAAGGTTTTACCTCCCCTCCGACACGTCAAATATCTGTactagtttttttccccatgccgtgtttttattttttttatactttATGACCCGGTTCTCTGCATTAATATACATTCCACATTCCCGAAAGATGCTTGCCTTTTCTCAAAACACAGCCttcaaagtaatatttatttatacgtTTTTAAAAGAGGGATTTTCAAAATGCACATAGCACAAGTCAACTTTCCCCTCCGTCAAACGGGTGTAGGGTTTTTAACTGTTActgctttttcccccccaaaaggtgttcgtgtgtgtgttgttttgtaAGCCACGTGGACCAAAAGACAaagcgttttttaaaaaattaaaatgtggatttttaaaaaacaaaataaagggcCCACCCTGTCATTCTTGAACGAAACAATTTACAAAGCCTACCAGTTCAGTGACCATGGGTGTTCGCACGGAATGTCCTATTGCTCTGGTGTTCCCCGTTCCAAGCAAAAAGAGACGGCACTATCAATAGATACCAGATGTGGTTTTAATTGAAAGTTGCTTTGTAGCGTGGCGGCTTTCGGTGAGTCTCCTTCCAAGGCATGCTGCTGAGTTCAAATTCCACCACTCGAGAGCGGTCCAGCAGTTTGTCTGTCCTGGTTCCACCGGACACCCTAGAGACAGGATTCTAAAAAGTGCATTTAGAGATCCCAGTTAAAAAGGCTCTATCGTAATTTGGTTTGAAAATACCCTTCCACCCCGATGTAGTTTTATCTAGTTGTGAAacgtcttaaaaaaaaaaatagttcagttCCAAAGTGAACATTTAGCAGACTACAAAACAGGTCCAGACAAAGGCTGAATTTAAACAGGACTGGAGGCCTTGACTAGCCTTGTTTAAATGCGATAATCCCTGCTTGACAAGCCAGAGTGCTGCATTTGCACACCACGGATCACACAGCACACCAAGAACCACAGCAACCGCAGTTTGGCTGAAGGTGCTTGGAAACTGAAATAACTTCCCGACAGTCAGTTCTGCCTGCCTACCTGATATGGACCCTGAGAATCCAGGGATGAATGAAGATCCAGGCTGCTAAGGATGGGGGTGAAAATTCGGATGGGgttttcccagccagcaaggcagTGCTAGGGGAGCAAAAGAGAGAATGGGTCTCTGGGTCAGGCATGAACTGGACCCTCAGCATTTTGGCTGGCTGATGCTCAGCACACAGATTCCTGAGCTTTCTAGCTCCTGTTTCTATAATCAGGCCCAAAGAGACCAGTAGCCATTGGCAGTTTTCTCTGTAACTTTATCCCCATTTTTAAAAGCCAGCCAAGCTGAGGTACGTCACTACTATcttgtggcagggagttccacagTTTAACCCACGCACCAGGCCTGCTGTATTTACAAGCACTGTAAATTTACAAGCACTTCAGAttcctttgaaggaaaaaaaaaaaagcgcccGAAACTTCCAAAATTACCCACATCCTTTCCCCAGATTGCAAGACTGTCCTCAACTTTTACATCCAAAGTACACCCCAGCCTTAGTATTTACTTAAAtcaaaaattagattttttttccttcccaaataatttacttttaaaacgGAAACATTTTATACACTCTGAGAATTCGGATACCGTTTTTTTTGGTCTCACCTTCCTTTTGGAAATGCAGGGTCACCTCCCTTCCAGGTAAACCCTGTTTTTATTCCCATTTATTTTGCTCCCTTTAATGCCATCCCTGAATTCTAGCATTgagagatttgtttgttttctccgcGCCCAAGCATAATTCTGAGTTTCTCTTTCTGTTCCTGCACACGCTTCTCCCTCAAAACCCAGAAGCTCACCGAGGGCAGGGCCAAATTGTCTTCCATCTCATAGCTTTTCCGTCGATGGATTTTTTGCTCGTATGTGGGGAGAAAGGTGGCTCTTGGGATGCTGATCCTGCAAAATATATCCCACAACAGCAGAACATCTGAAGGGAGCAGGTAAGTATCAAAAACAGTGTTTATATAAAGAAACTGGATAAAACCATCAATtcctaaattaaaacaaaacaaaactgaacaatAATATGCTACCATAAGAAACCGGTAAACAGAAATGCAGATCAACTGACTCCAGCAAAGTTactgcattacaggtagtcctcgcttaacaaccatttgtttactgatggttcggacttacgacagcacTGGGAAAAAACGATTTACGACCGGTCCTTACACTAATGGCCATCACAGCgttcccgcagtcacatgatcactatttgggcacttggcaaccggttcgtatttatgaccgttgcagtgtcgtgattgccattttcgaccttctggtcggcttctggcaagcaaaatcaacaggcaactgcatgattcacttaacaaccacgtggttcacttaacacccatggtgattcactttaCGATCAccacaaaaaagttgtaaaattgggtcagattagcttaatgcccgcttcgcttagcaactgaaattctggtcccaattgtggttgttaagcgaggactacctctacttcTTTAGAAACCCTTTTGGGGAAACCCACAAAAAGGAATTCtcgctgccctctggaatagaaGAAGGGGCAGAACTGGGAGCCATCCACCTCTGCCAGGAAGGTACTTTGCTGCCTCACACAGAAGACGGAACAAGAAACAGCACCTCTGTCTTCACAGGATACAGAGGGCTTTGGCCAAACGGTCCAGGCAGCCTTCCCCTTTCTTGGCAGTAAGAAAAGAGGGAACGAGGGGGAAACAGCTACAAGGGGTGTACTAACTCCCTCTGCCCAACAGCAGGGCCTGCAGTGAATTAAGCCCCTGCTCCAGGCCACCAGGTTGCAGAGAACGCCCTAAAGCCACAGGGAGACTGATCTGCCCCCAAAGAGTCCCTCCAACTTGCCACTAAGTGAAGACGCAGCACAAAGACCCACCTAACAAAAGCTGGTTCCACCAGTGTCTCAGGAGGCTTTTCAGCCCGTGGGGTTTTGCAAACGGGGCAGGCCGATTCCGGATCCATCGGCACTGTAAAAAGGCGCTTGTTCAACCGATAGCAGAAGACACCTGTGGGCATGCCAGAAAAATCAGAACAGGGCCCTTTATGCAGCTGTAGGTTTTAACTGGTGCCAAGCTTCTAGCCCTCATGGCTGCAAAGTTAAGCTAGGGAATGCGTGGCTTGAAACCGTCCCCCTTTCGTGGGACACATGGGGTTCTTCGCTGTGGCTGTTCTCCCCATGCCTGCTGAGTTTCTGGAGTTTCTACCACCCTCCGGGCTACAGAAAAGAGCTTGGCGTCTGAGCATACATTGGTGGGAAGCCGCATCTGGTTCCGTCTCCCGATCCAGGGCTGAAGAATCCATGTCTCCCAACCTGTAAAGCAAGGAAGTCACAAATTACAGTCTTGTCCCGAGGATGGACTTGTGTGCTGCCATTCCACTAACAGAGGCAGGGGAACATGGTGTATtgcagggggttgggctagatgacctctaagataccttcccaccctttggttTGGGGGCTGAGTTGGCCCTGCAGGTTTGCAAGCCAGCTATGGAACTGACTCGTTTTCTGGGGTCACGCAACatgcagagttttaaaaaagccacccagagttacccCTCGCCAAGCTTAGCTtcttgtgtgaatgcacagctggTGGGTTTTAACTATCTGATTAAGGGTGTCGCGTGGACCCGCGCTCTGAAAATGGCACTTCTGGGTTTGAGCAGATCTCGAGGCGAGCACCAGCACCCGCCCCTTTTCCCAATCCCCCCGCCAGCTCCCTGCTCGTACGCTAAGTCCTGGTCGTGGATGCAAGCCTCTTTGTTCACCTGCCGGAAATTCTGCAGCTCAGCAAAATATTCCTCGGGTTTTTCTGCCAGGGATGTATCCATCTCCAGCAGCCCTACAGGAGGAGGAAAAGTCCAGTATTCAGATATACTGCATCTGAGCGTGGAGGCTCCGTTTAGCCAGCAGAGGCTGCCCTTGTGGTTCTCGCAAGGCCCCAACAGGAAAGCGTTCAGAGGGAACGATTTTCACCCCATTCCAACTGGCTGAACCGCGAGAAGCCCACGACTTCACACCTGCAATCCAGTCGTAGCCCAGGAAGGGGCACGCTGACAAGCTGTCCGCTGGGATCAAACGTTCCTCCGTGTTGGAAACAAATGTCACACGCCCAGCTtccttctggaaaaaagaaacGGCGCCCCGTTTGTGCAAATGACCAGGAAGTGCCACTGAAACGCCCAACATCACCTTTGACCTCCTGCATGAAAACCGGCGGAGCTATACCTTCTTCCAAAAGCAAACTAAGATTCTAGTCCTCAATGCTCAAACCACTGATCTTCCTGTCCTAGATCGGTATTATCCACAATGCCAGTTTACACAGCTGTTTTTCCAACCCGACTGCAGATGCTGGAGACCAGATCTGCCTGCAAAGGAGGCTCTGTGTGCGTCAGTTTATTTTGCTCAGGGGCCGCCAGCTGCCAACCCTTTCAAATCAGCAAGACTCTTGTGAAATCTCTGAAATGTTAACAACGATCAATACCCACCTTCTTCCTCGCCTTTGCATGCTTGCCCCCTGGTGTGAGCAGAATGGACTTGGGGGTCGGCGGCATCTGAGCTGAAGCCCCCTGCCGTCCCCCCTCTTTAGCCGGGGTTGCAGCCAGCTCCTCTCTGGGCTTCggcttctttctctcctccacGCTGTGCAAAGCAACAAGGGGTGACTTTTGGGGGGCGCCCTCCGCTGTTTCGTCGCTTCCACTCACAGCCTCGCCGGACGGCACGACGACCACACTGGGGGAACTGAGCGGCCCACGGCTTGGGGAGCGCCCTTCTCTCTGTTGTCCACTCTGTGCCCTGGTTCCTCGAAAGGGAGAACGAAGACCCGGTCGGGCCTCGTGGGAATTCCCTGCGGCTGAAGCGCTCAGGGCGGCCCCCTCCATGCCTGTGCAAAACGGTGGCTGGATCTAGAAGGAAGGCAACATTCAGGCTATACCTCCACGTGGATGAGGCAGCAAAAGAAGCAAGACGTGAAAGCCCATCGCCCCAAGGCGCATACAATCTGGAAACCCAGCGCCGGAGAAAGGACGTGGTGGGGGGAAACGCTGCAGGAATCCCTGTTTAGGGCCACCTTATGCGGGGGAAGATTGTATCTGGAAAACGGGGGAAAGTAGGGTGCCATCATGAGCAACTGCttccaatgttttaaaaaacgACTTGCTGGGTTGGCTCTATAGAGCCTTCGTATCCAGAAGCAGTCTGTCATTTGATAGTTTTTCTTTAAACCctgtttcaattttatttttttaatgctagaGAGCGAGGACAGGCCATCCAGGCTTCCTGCCTAGGGACAGCAGGTAGAAAATATGaagttttggggggagatggacggtgatagaaatttgaataataaaaataagatggATTTTAAACTACTGTGGCCAGTTCCCAAGAGCGAGGGACAGGGAGGTTTATAGCCCAGCACTGTTATCCAAACGTGTGCATTTGGTTAAGAAACAGACCCCGGGGAATTTTACGTGCAGATCATCGACGCTCGGCTCTTTCCCGTCCACATACCCCATTCTTGGAACTGGGCACCCCTCTGCGCTCAGGAGTCGCCAGCCGGATGGGAAGCCGCCTCCTGAACTCTTCTTGGTTTGCTTTCAACCTTCGCAAGAGATCCTGGTTTAAATGGCGGAGCTGCTGAAGGTCCATCTCTGTGGGAGCCGAGCAACGACCCTTTGAGAGCTGAGGAGCAAATATCCGAATATAATCCCGACAAATCCTTTAAGCAGTGACGATTTCTGCCTGGGAAGCCCGCCTACTCCTACTGAGGCTGCGAGGAACTCTGCGCACACCCAGAGGTACTCCTGATCATACCCCCCACAGGTCAGAGCTAAGTCGAACTAAAGTTAGGCATGGCCTCGGTGTCGGAGAAAGCAGGACAGATCGCCAAACCTTACGGGCCGCAAGTCCCATCAGGTGCAAGAATTTTTTTTAGGCTTGAGTCGTGGCTGGTCTGGGCTTGGTCCAGCCCTCCGCGGAAGGGGCAGATCTCAGCCAATCACATCACATTAAATCCAGACTCGCGAGGCGGCAGAAGAGGGGCGGACTGCAGCCGACCCTAGGTGCTATTTTGTCAGGGACCCACGATCAGCCCCCATCCCCAAAAGTGCCCCAAACCCAAACGCCCCTGGTCCCCGCCCCATAGCGTTGTTGCGCCCCGTCGGAAAACGAAACCACCCCTCTCCTATTTCAGCTGTCTTCCAAACGTGCCGCCCTTCGGATGCGAcgcactacaactcccatcagcctgGGGAAGGCCGGCTTAGCGCCTCATTCCCTCCTTTTAACTCCCCCCGCCCCGAAAACCAACGGGCGCTGCGCTTTACGCACTCATTCACTCCCGCGTCCGTTGCTTACTATGTTGCAAAAGCCAAGCTTCCGAATGCCTCCGGATTGGCCAGGCTCCGCTTTCGTCACCCAGCAACCTACGCCATCGGGAACTTGTGATTTTTCCCTTAAAGGGACCTCGCCCTCTCTCGCTCCTCCGCTTTTTGGCGTTTTGAAAATAAGAACACGGCGATTTCCAGCTGCCCTGGATTACAATccctatcatccccagccagtgaGATAATCCACCTCACATTCTCAATATGAAATGTAAACACAACGGCCGCAGGTGTTTTAAAAGTAGCATTTATTCCACTCAATTTTCCGCTGACGAAAACCCAGAACCACACCATAGGAAGGTCGGCAACTGTACCCAAAATAAGCTTTGGTGTCAGACGGTACCACTTTGCAGAGCAATTCCATCCATTTAGAAGacttcctggggaaaaaaaaccttgtttgtttttttttcaggaggaagCCAAATAAAACCTCCACGTACAGGAGCAGTATATGGCTCTGAGTTTTAGAAAACGAAAAAGGCTAGAGATGCAGACAGATTCCAGACTCTGCTTGCAGTGTGAAATTCAGAACTGTCCCCGCAGCTtccagggtgggaggggacaTTTGGGAGGTGCCTCGGAGagcaagaaaaaaacccaaaaggtcCAAACTCACTTAACACTAAAACGACAGGGCCCTCTGCAGATGGCCAGAGATGCCATTGTTTTCAGAAGTGTCTCACACTAATTCTGAGATTAAATCTCAGAAAAGCCCTGATATTTAAGTCCAAGAAAGACACACAAATAAAGATCAAATGCCCTGAAATATTAACAACAGTCTGTACATGCCTAGAGGCACTGTGCCCAAGCCCTGCTAGCTCAGAAGAACAGAATGAAAGGCTGAAAGTGTCCTTTtgacccaaactgtgatcatccAATACACACTCTCCTTTTAAAGGTAACGCTGACCAGTTTCTGCTCCCGGCCCAAAAACATCAACAGGGCGAAAAGGCTCTTTGCATGATGCAAATTACCAAAGAAAAGCATTTGTATCCTAGAAAGCAAAAGACACGTTCCCATCCAATTCATTTGTtcctttttaattctgttttgtgGTCATTAACAATATTCATGTCAGTAGTAGCATCATTATTCCCAAACGCTACAGCTCTAAAAAGAAAAACCGGGACAGAAAACACCATCAAGAGGATTTTGAAGGCCTGGCCAGAAATGAAAAGAATATACCTCAGCTAGCAGCATCGAAAACAAAAGGTAAAGTGCGTTGGGCTAAACCCTTTTTACCGCCAGCTTCTACGTGCCCACACCAACCACCAACTGGTCGCCAGTCTCCAAATTGTTGTGGGGTCCTCAGATTTGGCTGAGCTGCTTTGAAAGAGGATCAAATGCCTTCAGCTGAGAACCCTGAGttcctctaatgcagtgtttctcaaccttggccactttaagaggtgtggacttcaactcccagaattccccagccagcatagctggctggggaattctgggagttgaagtccacacctcttaaagtggccaaggttgagaaacactgcttgtgGCTTTGGGAGGGGAATTAAAGGAAGGGAAAATAGACACCACCCCCCAAGCAGGAAGAGTGTCTTCTTCGGCAGGCTGAGCTACAAGCTCTCTACGGCCATTCCAAATTCCACCCGGGGGAGGCACTTAGGTGCGAGAGCTCACACACAGTTCTCACCCAGACAGCTACATCTGACACCCCAATGAGGGCGGTCACTGCAATTTCTGCACGGACTGGCCGAATGACTCTACTGGAGGGCCCTTCGGTCCAAAAAACGGAATAGTCCCAATTGTGATCCCCGCAGAGGTCGGACtggcacaacccccccccccgggcATGTCCCCTCCCAAAGCCAACGCCTCTGGCATTGGCCTCAACGGGCCCAGGAGGAAATTCTATGCCTGCCAATTTAGGCATATGTTGGAAACCGAATTTTGAAAGGGATGGGACTAGACTGAAATGGAACAGATGTCCTCACTCCTccccctcaaaaaaagaaaaaaactgcagaaGTCATGAAAAGTTCATAAACTAGGGCGTTTTAGAAGGGGGGGCAAAAAAATAGAGGAAGGATAAAAAGCATCAAAATCCACTATAGTTGGTTCTTCTATCTACTCTCTGTTGGAAGGATTCCACAAAAGCAACATTCTGAATTTTCCCCTCTGAGTCTTTTCTTACCTTTCATCCTCCATCTAACTACATGCATCGCTCTTCTACCTGCACACACACTCTAATAAATTCATTAGTGTTTGCAGTAATTAAGTTAACTTTACAAGGACTATCACCTTTAGGAGGGCGGTTTTAGGGCAAAAGCCCAGGAAAAGAAACGGTGATCGTAAGGACCTTTTGTG
Encoded here:
- the MIIP gene encoding migration and invasion-inhibitory protein codes for the protein MDLQQLRHLNQDLLRRLKANQEEFRRRLPIRLATPERRGVPSSKNGIQPPFCTGMEGAALSASAAGNSHEARPGLRSPFRGTRAQSGQQREGRSPSRGPLSSPSVVVVPSGEAVSGSDETAEGAPQKSPLVALHSVEERKKPKPREELAATPAKEGGRQGASAQMPPTPKSILLTPGGKHAKARKKKEAGRVTFVSNTEERLIPADSLSACPFLGYDWIAGLLEMDTSLAEKPEEYFAELQNFRQVNKEACIHDQDLALGDMDSSALDRETEPDAASHQCVFCYRLNKRLFTVPMDPESACPVCKTPRAEKPPETLVEPAFVRISIPRATFLPTYEQKIHRRKSYEMEDNLALPSHCLAGWENPIRIFTPILSSLDLHSSLDSQGPYQNPVSRVSGGTRTDKLLDRSRVVEFELSSMPWKETHRKPPRYKATFN